A DNA window from Eretmochelys imbricata isolate rEreImb1 chromosome 3, rEreImb1.hap1, whole genome shotgun sequence contains the following coding sequences:
- the RD3 gene encoding protein RD3, which yields MSLASWFRWNEPPGRIPQRNPTEMVVETLMMELGWQIKQAEKQQLERENEYRKIKTGVDYGWLVSYPKPKHNYDISPGERLQLEDMCTKIHPSYCGPVLLRFRQLIAEYEPEVQEVARLFRSVLQEATEKIKEEEEAKKLARQWNTKHKTSLSLMTFKSRARISPFSSNIKTISEDVERGTEPTRRVWSMPEFRSAKDY from the exons ATGTCGCTGGCTTCCTGGTTCAGATGGAATGAGCCACCAGGTCGGATTCCCCAAAGGAACCCCACAGAGATGGTGGTGGAAACACTAATGATGGAACTAGGCTGGCAGATCAAGCAGGCAGAGAAACAGCaactagagagagagaatgagtatCGCAAGATAAAGACGGGCGTAGACTACGGCTGGCTGGTTAGCTACCCAAAGCCTAAGCACAACTATGACATCAGCCCAGGGGAGCGGCTGCAGCTGGAGGACATGTGCACCAAAATACATCCCTCCTACTGTGGGCCAGTCCTACTCAG ATTCCGGCAACTTATTGCTGAATATGAGCCAGAGGTACAGGAAGTAGCCCGGCTCTTCCGCTCTGTGCTGCAGGAAGCCACTGAGAAAATCAAAGAGGAAGAAGAGGCCAAGAAGCTTGCGAGGCAGTGGAACACAAAGCACAAAACCAGCCTGTCCCTAATGACATTTAAATCCCGGGCCAGGATTTCCCCATTCAGCAGCAACATCAAGACCATTTCAGAAGACGTGGAGCGAGGCACTGAGCCAACCAGGAGAGTATGGAGTATGCCAGAGTTTAGGAGTGCCAAGGATTACTGA